Proteins co-encoded in one Ralstonia sp. RRA genomic window:
- a CDS encoding cupin domain-containing protein — MELKRVGTQPSIKGPAEWFTGSVRIDPLSNPPLPARHSCAAVTFEPGARTNWHTHPLGQTLIVTAGCGWTQCEGEEKVEIRAGDVIWCPPNHKHWHGATSTTAMTHIAVQEALDGKAVEWLEPVSDEQYLEGEP, encoded by the coding sequence ATGGAACTGAAACGGGTAGGAACGCAACCCTCCATCAAGGGCCCCGCTGAGTGGTTCACCGGCAGCGTGAGGATTGATCCCTTGAGCAATCCTCCGCTGCCCGCTCGTCACTCGTGCGCCGCTGTGACCTTTGAACCGGGCGCGCGCACCAACTGGCACACCCATCCGCTCGGGCAAACACTCATCGTCACGGCAGGATGCGGCTGGACGCAGTGCGAAGGCGAAGAGAAGGTGGAGATCCGGGCTGGCGACGTGATCTGGTGCCCGCCGAATCACAAGCACTGGCACGGCGCCACTTCGACGACAGCAATGACGCACATCGCGGTTCAGGAGGCACTCGACGGCAAGGCAGTGGAATGGCTGGAACCTGTTTCCGATGAACAGTATTTGGAAGGCGAGCCGTGA
- a CDS encoding alpha/beta hydrolase — protein sequence MDFSNSRRRALQNALALGAAAVTAAPALAGDRKHSTGVHMEPTGRWDKVFAQNDRVMHRKVTFKNRFGIVLAGDLYRPKRPGVGRLPALVLSGPFGAVKEQSSGLYAQTLAERGFVTLAFDPSFTGESGGEVRNVASPDIFTEDFSAAVDYLGLLPDVDRERIGAMAICGLSGMALTAASGDSRIKAVATASMYDMSRSMSRSYKDGYTLEQRHQVIDYLSQQRWIDAEKGTFALGFHEVPFDANGQLLKGDRVLPEKLPANPDPVLAAFFDYYRTPRGFHPRSINSTTAWTATTPMSFFEFPLAANIAMVAPRPIMLVAGANAHSRYYSEDAYKAASGPKEFVIVPDADHVDLYDRLEKIPFDRLEAFFRQNLKQA from the coding sequence ATGGATTTCTCGAATTCTCGCCGCCGTGCGCTGCAAAACGCCTTGGCTCTCGGAGCGGCCGCCGTGACGGCCGCGCCCGCACTCGCCGGCGATCGCAAACATTCAACCGGAGTACACATGGAACCGACGGGTCGATGGGACAAGGTGTTCGCGCAAAACGACCGCGTGATGCATCGCAAGGTGACGTTCAAGAACCGATTCGGGATCGTTCTCGCCGGCGACCTGTACCGGCCGAAGCGTCCTGGCGTCGGCAGGCTGCCGGCTCTGGTGCTGAGCGGTCCGTTCGGTGCGGTGAAGGAACAATCGTCGGGCCTCTACGCCCAGACGCTCGCGGAACGCGGCTTTGTCACGCTCGCGTTCGATCCCTCGTTTACTGGCGAGAGCGGTGGCGAGGTGCGCAACGTGGCATCGCCGGACATCTTCACAGAAGACTTCAGCGCCGCGGTCGATTACCTGGGTCTGCTGCCGGATGTGGACCGCGAGCGCATCGGCGCCATGGCGATCTGCGGCCTGAGCGGCATGGCGCTGACGGCCGCAAGCGGCGATTCGCGGATCAAGGCGGTGGCTACGGCTTCGATGTACGACATGTCGCGCAGCATGAGCCGCAGCTACAAAGACGGCTACACCCTCGAACAACGGCATCAGGTGATCGACTACCTGAGCCAACAACGCTGGATCGATGCGGAGAAAGGGACGTTTGCGCTGGGCTTTCACGAAGTGCCCTTCGACGCCAACGGCCAGTTGCTGAAAGGCGACCGCGTGCTGCCAGAAAAGCTGCCGGCCAATCCCGACCCCGTGCTGGCCGCGTTCTTCGACTACTACCGCACGCCGCGGGGCTTCCATCCCCGCTCGATCAACTCCACGACGGCGTGGACGGCCACGACGCCGATGTCGTTCTTCGAGTTCCCACTGGCGGCAAACATCGCGATGGTCGCGCCACGGCCGATCATGCTGGTGGCCGGCGCAAATGCCCACTCGAGGTACTACTCGGAAGATGCCTACAAGGCAGCATCCGGCCCGAAAGAGTTCGTGATCGTCCCGGACGCGGACCACGTCGACCTTTACGACCGACTCGAAAAGATTCCCTTCGACAGGTTGGAAGCCTTCTTCAGGCAGAACCTGAAGCAGGCGTGA
- a CDS encoding MFS transporter has protein sequence MALCVFALIASEFMPVSLLTPIATDLHVSEGVAGQGIAVSGAFAVLTSLLLPALARQTDRKTILLWMTAFMAVSGALIALAHSLVMYMIGRVLIGVSVGGFWSMSAATAIRLVPAPKVPRALAIFNGGSALATVIAAPLGSFIGSLVGWRGAFFGLVPVAALAFAWQWASLPSMRADAPAPGSRNALRLLADPLVLLGMAAVGLFFMGQFALFTFVRPFLETTTHANASTLSLVLLAMGVAGFIGTTIIGWFLSRSLYRTLIAIPLAMAAVAVALVLYGEQTGAAVGLLAVWGLLGTAAPVGWWSWLATTLPKSAEAGGGLMVAVVQLAIALGSTVGGVLLDASGYTATFGFSALLLVAASALALTTAHRSRRVA, from the coding sequence ATGGCGCTGTGCGTCTTTGCATTGATCGCATCGGAGTTCATGCCGGTCAGCCTGCTCACGCCCATCGCGACGGACCTGCACGTCAGCGAGGGTGTGGCCGGTCAAGGGATCGCCGTGTCCGGCGCCTTTGCTGTCTTGACTAGCCTTCTGCTTCCGGCGCTAGCGCGGCAGACGGATCGCAAGACCATCCTGCTGTGGATGACCGCTTTCATGGCCGTGTCCGGTGCGCTCATCGCTTTGGCGCACAGCCTCGTGATGTACATGATCGGCCGCGTGCTCATCGGGGTGTCCGTCGGTGGCTTCTGGTCCATGTCAGCCGCGACGGCCATCCGGCTGGTACCCGCACCGAAGGTCCCGCGCGCACTGGCGATCTTCAACGGCGGCAGTGCGCTTGCCACGGTGATCGCCGCACCGCTGGGCAGCTTCATCGGCTCGCTGGTCGGATGGCGTGGTGCCTTCTTCGGTCTTGTGCCTGTCGCGGCGCTCGCCTTCGCCTGGCAATGGGCGAGCCTGCCATCGATGCGGGCAGACGCACCGGCTCCCGGATCCCGCAACGCATTGCGCCTGCTGGCGGATCCGCTGGTACTGCTGGGGATGGCGGCGGTCGGCCTATTTTTCATGGGGCAGTTCGCGCTCTTCACATTTGTGCGCCCCTTCCTGGAAACGACGACCCACGCAAACGCCTCGACGCTTTCGCTGGTGCTGCTCGCGATGGGGGTCGCGGGCTTCATTGGCACCACCATCATCGGTTGGTTCCTCTCTCGCAGTCTGTACCGCACCCTGATCGCCATTCCACTCGCAATGGCGGCCGTCGCCGTGGCGCTGGTTCTGTACGGAGAACAGACTGGCGCCGCTGTTGGCCTGCTGGCCGTGTGGGGGTTGCTCGGGACTGCCGCGCCCGTCGGCTGGTGGAGCTGGCTGGCAACGACGCTGCCGAAAAGCGCCGAAGCGGGCGGCGGGCTGATGGTGGCCGTGGTCCAGTTGGCGATCGCACTGGGTTCGACGGTCGGAGGCGTGCTGTTAGATGCCAGCGGCTATACCGCTACCTTCGGCTTCAGTGCACTCCTCTTGGTGGCTGCGTCGGCCCTGGCATTGACCACGGCGCATCGCAGTCGCCGGGTAGCGTGA
- a CDS encoding LysR family transcriptional regulator, translating into MARRNLNDLLGFVTVAREGSFTRAAASLGVTQSALSQSIRGLEERLQIRLLTRTTRSVSTTAAGERLMQAIGQRFDEIESELDALTALRDKPAGTVRITCGDHVLQSILLPRLTPLLQDYPDIKVEFDVNYGFRDIVADRFDAGVRMGNTIDKDMIAIPIGPALRLAVVASPAYFAAHPAPKLPRDLTEHRCINQRMPTSGGLYVWDFERRGRKINVRVDGPLVFNTTPPQVDAALAGLGVVLLPEDEVMSHISAGRLVRVLEDWCPKFAGYHLYYPSRRQPSPAFSLVVDALRFRA; encoded by the coding sequence GTGGCGAGGAGGAATCTGAACGATCTGCTGGGCTTCGTGACCGTTGCGCGCGAGGGCAGCTTTACGCGTGCCGCAGCGAGTCTCGGGGTGACTCAATCCGCGTTGAGCCAATCCATCCGCGGGCTGGAGGAGCGGCTCCAGATCCGCCTGTTGACCAGAACAACGCGCAGCGTGTCAACGACGGCCGCCGGCGAACGTCTGATGCAGGCGATTGGGCAGCGCTTCGACGAGATTGAATCCGAGCTCGATGCATTGACGGCGCTGCGGGACAAGCCGGCCGGCACGGTCCGCATCACCTGCGGCGATCACGTGCTGCAGAGCATTCTGCTGCCCCGGCTCACGCCCTTGCTGCAGGATTACCCAGACATCAAGGTGGAGTTCGACGTCAACTACGGGTTCCGAGACATCGTGGCCGACCGCTTCGATGCCGGCGTGCGCATGGGCAACACCATAGACAAGGACATGATCGCCATCCCGATCGGGCCAGCATTACGCCTGGCGGTGGTTGCGTCACCCGCGTATTTCGCGGCCCATCCCGCGCCGAAGCTTCCTCGGGATCTGACGGAGCATCGTTGCATCAATCAGCGCATGCCGACCTCCGGCGGCCTGTACGTTTGGGACTTCGAACGGCGCGGCCGCAAGATCAACGTCCGCGTCGACGGCCCGCTCGTTTTCAACACCACACCCCCGCAAGTGGACGCGGCGCTCGCCGGCTTGGGCGTCGTCCTTCTTCCTGAAGACGAAGTCATGTCTCACATCAGCGCCGGGCGGCTGGTCCGCGTTTTAGAAGACTGGTGCCCGAAGTTTGCCGGGTACCACCTCTACTACCCGAGTCGGCGGCAGCCTTCTCCGGCGTTCTCGCTAGTCGTGGACGCATTGCGTTTTCGTGCGTGA
- a CDS encoding nucleotidyltransferase domain-containing protein, which produces MRKTSGLADVLAEALIPCSDQIDAAFVFGSVARGQEVADSDVDVMVIGPIGFAAVVGLLYAAQRALGRETNPRVLSSGEWRAAFTRQDAFVMNVVQKPKIFPIGSDHDRDERIAEQHSTNARHGRYASTLHTVSPSVALHERAPLSW; this is translated from the coding sequence ATGCGCAAGACTTCCGGTCTTGCCGACGTGCTCGCCGAGGCTCTGATCCCGTGTTCCGATCAGATCGACGCCGCATTCGTTTTCGGTTCCGTCGCCCGTGGTCAGGAAGTCGCGGACAGCGACGTCGACGTGATGGTGATCGGTCCGATCGGCTTTGCGGCCGTTGTCGGGCTGCTCTATGCCGCCCAAAGGGCCTTGGGGCGCGAGACCAACCCCAGGGTTCTGTCTTCGGGCGAATGGCGGGCGGCCTTCACTCGGCAAGATGCATTCGTGATGAATGTCGTTCAGAAACCCAAGATTTTCCCGATCGGTAGCGACCATGACCGCGACGAACGAATTGCCGAGCAACACTCCACTAATGCCCGACACGGGCGATACGCATCCACTCTCCATACCGTCTCTCCAAGCGTTGCCCTGCATGAGAGGGCACCTTTGTCTTGGTGA
- a CDS encoding 2Fe-2S iron-sulfur cluster-binding protein: MTETDPSHRVRIEPLGVSFDAPESLTLLEAAGFAGVSLPRSCRNGTCRSCFSRIVSGTVRYTIEWPGLSREEKANGYTLPCVAIATSDVIVDVPDATVA, encoded by the coding sequence ATGACCGAAACCGACCCATCCCACCGCGTCCGCATCGAACCGCTCGGCGTCAGCTTCGACGCGCCGGAATCGCTGACACTGCTTGAAGCCGCTGGCTTCGCTGGTGTGTCGCTGCCGCGCTCGTGCCGCAACGGCACCTGCCGAAGCTGCTTCTCCCGGATCGTCAGCGGCACCGTCCGCTACACGATCGAATGGCCGGGCCTGAGCCGCGAGGAAAAAGCCAACGGCTACACGCTGCCGTGCGTCGCGATCGCGACGTCGGACGTCATCGTCGACGTGCCCGATGCGACCGTGGCGTAA
- a CDS encoding NAD(P)H-binding protein, giving the protein MTNPPSSPPPRLPRHVAVIGAAGGLGQAILRICRAEGIRFTAIVRSRPERIADVPAGCRVAVVRSLADRAALTDAFAGTDAVLTALGVTPTSDDPSSRLSANMDAVNASMRAADVDRIVVVNTLLTAPPGEPPSRAIRFFSHVPGRIGRGAAELQAVVDALGNGAFASLRWTLVRAAVNARGKDERPAASVDANGTRNNSLMPVSYDAMGRWMLEEAAANAFVRQAPKVSRQRN; this is encoded by the coding sequence ATGACGAATCCACCCTCCAGCCCGCCGCCCCGCCTCCCGCGTCATGTCGCGGTGATCGGCGCAGCGGGCGGCCTCGGCCAAGCCATCCTGCGCATCTGCCGCGCCGAGGGCATCCGTTTCACCGCCATCGTCCGTTCCAGGCCCGAGCGGATCGCCGACGTGCCGGCCGGCTGCCGCGTCGCCGTCGTCCGTTCGCTTGCGGACCGCGCCGCGCTCACCGATGCATTCGCCGGCACCGACGCGGTGCTCACCGCGCTCGGCGTCACGCCGACGAGCGACGATCCATCCTCGCGGCTTTCCGCGAATATGGACGCGGTCAACGCGTCGATGCGTGCAGCGGATGTCGACCGCATCGTCGTGGTCAATACGCTGTTGACAGCGCCGCCGGGTGAACCGCCGAGTCGCGCGATCCGGTTCTTTTCGCACGTGCCCGGCCGGATCGGCCGAGGCGCGGCCGAATTGCAGGCCGTCGTCGACGCGCTCGGCAACGGCGCGTTCGCGTCGCTGCGCTGGACGCTCGTGCGCGCGGCCGTCAATGCGCGCGGCAAGGACGAACGCCCGGCCGCGTCGGTCGACGCGAACGGCACACGCAACAACAGCCTGATGCCGGTGTCGTATGACGCAATGGGAAGATGGATGCTCGAAGAAGCGGCGGCGAACGCGTTCGTACGCCAGGCGCCGAAGGTGTCGCGGCAGCGAAACTGA
- a CDS encoding GGDEF domain-containing protein, which translates to MTEKNPSETARHALKLLASRRLLPTPDNFASIYYEIAGNKPSLHAHEAERMALVRELCEQLARTVEYCLPALGDDNTTIGPSARVLIKACRSESETLGSLNNKLATFNQRLSLAAADQNEIRKSLLNLLQLVFENIGELSLDDRWLRGQIEALMKASEAPVSLRRLEDVRRRLKEVIQKQGALKAKSLEAQEEMKWLLASFLERLSSAAESSGEHHRHMEACIKKIESARTISDIAPVIQDALAATRWMSLVSARHHEELSAMKKRAEEAAAEVARLHQALDLASASARHDLLTGALNRKGLEEALAREVARAAHLKSALSIAFIDIDNFKSINDAHGHSFGDDALSHLAQVAREAMRPQDTLARFGGEEFVILMPDTCLEDGVQAIVRLQRALTQRFFVAGNTRLFVTFSAGVAELGKDEAPMDAIQRADRAMYEAKRTGKNKVVGA; encoded by the coding sequence ATGACAGAAAAAAATCCCTCGGAGACCGCTCGGCACGCCCTCAAGCTGCTGGCCTCACGCAGGTTGCTTCCCACGCCAGACAACTTTGCATCGATCTACTACGAAATCGCGGGCAACAAGCCCAGCCTCCACGCCCACGAAGCGGAGCGGATGGCCCTGGTGCGGGAGTTGTGCGAACAGCTCGCACGCACGGTTGAGTACTGTTTGCCGGCGCTGGGCGATGACAACACCACGATCGGCCCCTCGGCGCGGGTACTGATCAAGGCCTGCCGGTCTGAATCGGAAACCCTTGGCAGCCTGAACAACAAACTGGCGACGTTCAACCAGCGGCTGTCGCTGGCGGCGGCAGATCAGAACGAGATCCGCAAGTCGTTGCTGAATCTGCTGCAGCTCGTGTTTGAGAACATTGGCGAGCTATCGCTCGATGACCGCTGGCTGCGCGGGCAGATCGAGGCCTTGATGAAGGCCAGCGAGGCCCCCGTGAGCCTGCGCCGGCTGGAAGACGTGCGGCGGCGCCTCAAAGAGGTGATCCAGAAGCAGGGCGCGCTGAAGGCGAAGTCGCTTGAAGCCCAGGAAGAAATGAAGTGGCTGCTGGCGTCTTTCCTGGAGCGGCTGTCCTCGGCGGCGGAAAGCTCGGGCGAGCACCATCGCCACATGGAGGCGTGCATCAAGAAGATCGAATCGGCCCGCACGATCTCCGATATTGCGCCCGTGATCCAAGACGCGCTGGCGGCCACGCGTTGGATGTCGTTGGTTTCTGCACGCCATCACGAAGAACTGTCGGCGATGAAGAAGCGGGCCGAAGAGGCCGCGGCGGAAGTGGCGCGGCTGCATCAGGCGCTCGACCTGGCGTCCGCCTCTGCGCGCCATGACCTGCTGACCGGCGCGCTCAACCGCAAGGGCCTGGAAGAAGCGCTGGCGCGCGAGGTTGCCCGCGCCGCGCATCTGAAATCTGCGCTGTCCATCGCCTTCATCGACATCGACAACTTCAAGTCGATCAACGATGCGCATGGGCATAGCTTTGGCGACGATGCCCTGTCGCATCTGGCCCAGGTCGCGCGCGAAGCGATGCGCCCCCAAGACACGCTCGCACGCTTTGGCGGTGAGGAGTTCGTCATCCTGATGCCCGACACGTGCCTGGAAGACGGCGTGCAAGCCATCGTGCGGCTTCAGCGCGCGTTGACGCAGCGCTTCTTTGTTGCCGGCAATACGCGGCTCTTCGTTACGTTTTCTGCAGGTGTGGCAGAACTCGGCAAGGATGAGGCGCCCATGGATGCAATCCAGCGGGCTGATCGTGCCATGTACGAGGCCAAGCGTACGGGGAAGAACAAGGTTGTTGGTGCGTGA
- a CDS encoding ATP phosphoribosyltransferase regulatory subunit, with the protein MPALWSQDTFVEKAGGSEIIDQMWVFPDKKGRSCCLIPEATALFQEQSKQLLSGRPERRLFYIARCYRYERPQAGRYREFTQLGFECLSADPERAAADSRKIATGFFDSLGLRYQFDEAARRGLSYYLNGQGFEMRCKELGAQQQVAGGGAYREGAGFGIGVERLLLAMLAQRLME; encoded by the coding sequence GTGCCCGCCCTGTGGTCTCAAGACACGTTCGTCGAGAAAGCAGGCGGAAGCGAAATCATCGATCAGATGTGGGTCTTCCCCGACAAGAAGGGGCGTTCGTGTTGCCTGATTCCGGAAGCAACCGCGCTCTTCCAAGAGCAAAGCAAGCAATTGCTCAGTGGCAGACCCGAGCGTCGATTGTTCTACATCGCACGCTGCTACAGATATGAGCGGCCTCAGGCGGGGCGATACCGCGAGTTCACGCAACTCGGTTTCGAATGCCTTTCCGCAGATCCAGAACGCGCAGCTGCCGATAGCCGGAAAATCGCCACAGGATTCTTCGATTCGTTGGGGCTTCGTTATCAGTTCGATGAGGCTGCTCGAAGAGGTCTTAGCTACTATCTCAACGGGCAGGGATTCGAAATGCGCTGCAAGGAGCTTGGAGCGCAGCAGCAGGTAGCCGGCGGTGGCGCGTATCGGGAAGGGGCAGGCTTTGGCATTGGTGTCGAACGACTGTTACTGGCCATGCTTGCCCAACGATTGATGGAATGA
- a CDS encoding TorF family putative porin, which produces MQAKQVSLRATVIGGVVMCAAALSSAAAFAQSNDAAPAPAAAPASPLTANVTLASQYRYRGIMQTNNKPAIQGGVDYAIPGGVLPEGFYVGNWNSSISWLGDSNPNVSAPIEMDFYGGYKTELMKDVPIDVGVLQYYYPGSYPDGYTRPHTTEGYAQIGYGPVAFKYSHAFSNLFGFADSHHSQYFDLSGNFDTGFWGLTLNLHVGYQQVPHQVVRTSYADWKVGVTKDFGSGWTASLSYIDTNASRLAYTNTRGSYMGKATALLAVTKTF; this is translated from the coding sequence ATGCAAGCCAAGCAGGTTTCTTTGCGCGCCACCGTCATCGGTGGCGTTGTCATGTGTGCCGCAGCGCTCTCCAGCGCGGCCGCTTTTGCGCAGTCCAACGATGCGGCCCCGGCACCGGCCGCGGCACCCGCCAGCCCGCTGACGGCCAACGTCACGCTGGCCAGCCAGTACCGCTATCGCGGGATCATGCAAACCAACAACAAGCCGGCCATCCAGGGCGGCGTTGATTACGCCATTCCGGGCGGCGTGCTGCCCGAGGGCTTCTACGTCGGCAACTGGAACTCGTCGATCAGCTGGCTGGGGGATTCCAACCCCAACGTGTCCGCCCCCATCGAGATGGACTTCTACGGCGGCTACAAGACCGAGCTGATGAAGGACGTCCCTATCGACGTGGGCGTGCTGCAGTACTACTACCCGGGCAGCTACCCCGACGGGTACACCCGCCCGCACACCACCGAAGGCTATGCACAGATCGGCTATGGCCCGGTGGCGTTCAAGTACTCGCACGCGTTCTCCAACCTGTTCGGTTTTGCCGATAGCCACCACAGCCAGTACTTCGACCTGTCGGGCAATTTCGACACCGGTTTCTGGGGCCTGACGCTGAACCTGCACGTGGGTTATCAGCAGGTGCCGCACCAAGTGGTGCGCACGTCATATGCCGACTGGAAAGTGGGCGTAACGAAGGATTTTGGTTCGGGCTGGACAGCTTCCTTGAGCTACATCGACACCAATGCATCGCGTCTGGCCTACACCAATACACGAGGCAGCTACATGGGCAAGGCGACCGCCCTGCTCGCCGTGACCAAGACGTTCTGA
- the kdpF gene encoding K(+)-transporting ATPase subunit F translates to MTWLYVLSGAITVALLVYLFVALLWPERF, encoded by the coding sequence ATGACCTGGCTCTACGTGTTGTCCGGGGCCATCACGGTGGCCTTGCTCGTCTATTTGTTCGTGGCCCTGCTGTGGCCCGAACGCTTCTAA
- the kdpA gene encoding potassium-transporting ATPase subunit KdpA produces the protein MNAFLLQLAIYLVVLLVLARPLGTYMAGVFGDKPSRTHWLGPIERFFYRIAGVNPQAEMGWKRYAVAVIVVNVLGALAVYALQRLQQWLPLNPQSFGAVTPDSSFNTAVSFVTNTNWQGYSGESTMSYLTQMLGLAVQNFLSAATGIAVVIALIRGFARHSAKTIGNFWVDFTRATVYVLLPLSIIVSVFFVSQGVIQNFDAYKDVTTVTATTYDNPKMDASGQPLKDAQGNPVTEKATTQTQTLPMGPVASQEAIKMLGTNGGGLFNANSAHPYENPNALTNFVQMLAIFIIPAALCFTFGGMVGDRRQGWAVLAAMTVLFVVLAVFEMWSEMHANPMLANLGIDQAIGNMEGKESRFGVVATSLFVTITTSASCGAVNAMHDSLTALGGFVPMFLMQLGEVVFGGVGSGLYGMLVYAILAVFIAGLMIGRTPEYLGKKIEVFEMKMTSIAILVTPLLVLVGTAVAVLAAGGKAGIFNPGTHGFSEVLYAFSSAANNNGSAFAGLSANTPFYNVALGIAMWLGRFWIIVPVLAMAGTFAAKKRLPVTVGTLPTHGPLFVVLLIGSVLLVGALTYIPALALGPIAEHLAR, from the coding sequence ATGAATGCGTTCCTCCTCCAGCTGGCGATCTACCTGGTCGTGCTGCTGGTCCTGGCCAGGCCGCTCGGCACTTACATGGCCGGCGTGTTTGGCGACAAGCCTTCGCGCACCCACTGGCTCGGTCCTATCGAGCGCTTCTTCTATCGCATTGCCGGCGTCAATCCGCAGGCGGAGATGGGCTGGAAGCGCTATGCGGTGGCCGTCATCGTCGTCAACGTGCTGGGTGCGCTGGCGGTGTATGCGCTGCAGCGCCTGCAGCAGTGGCTGCCGTTGAACCCGCAGAGCTTTGGTGCGGTCACGCCGGATTCGTCGTTCAACACGGCGGTCAGCTTTGTCACCAACACCAACTGGCAAGGCTATTCGGGCGAAAGCACGATGAGCTATCTCACGCAGATGCTCGGGCTGGCGGTGCAGAACTTCCTGTCGGCCGCCACGGGCATTGCGGTGGTGATTGCGCTCATCCGCGGCTTTGCACGCCATTCGGCCAAGACCATCGGCAACTTCTGGGTCGATTTCACGCGCGCTACGGTGTACGTGCTGCTGCCGCTGTCGATCATCGTGTCGGTGTTCTTCGTGAGCCAGGGCGTGATCCAGAACTTCGATGCGTACAAGGACGTGACCACCGTCACGGCCACCACGTATGACAACCCGAAGATGGACGCCAGCGGCCAGCCGCTCAAGGATGCCCAGGGCAACCCCGTGACCGAGAAGGCCACCACGCAAACGCAGACCCTGCCGATGGGCCCGGTTGCTTCGCAAGAGGCGATCAAGATGCTCGGCACCAACGGTGGCGGCCTCTTCAACGCCAACTCGGCGCACCCGTACGAGAACCCGAATGCGCTGACGAACTTCGTGCAGATGCTGGCCATCTTCATCATCCCGGCGGCGCTGTGCTTCACGTTTGGCGGCATGGTGGGGGATCGTCGTCAGGGCTGGGCCGTGTTGGCGGCCATGACGGTGCTGTTTGTGGTGCTGGCCGTCTTCGAGATGTGGTCGGAAATGCATGCCAACCCCATGCTGGCCAACCTGGGCATCGACCAGGCCATCGGCAACATGGAAGGCAAGGAATCGCGCTTTGGCGTCGTGGCAACGTCGCTGTTCGTGACCATCACCACCTCAGCGTCCTGCGGTGCGGTCAATGCCATGCATGACTCGCTGACTGCGCTGGGTGGCTTCGTGCCGATGTTCCTGATGCAGCTGGGCGAAGTGGTGTTTGGCGGTGTGGGCTCGGGCCTGTACGGCATGCTGGTGTACGCCATCCTGGCTGTGTTCATCGCAGGTCTGATGATCGGCCGCACGCCGGAATACCTCGGCAAGAAGATCGAGGTGTTCGAGATGAAGATGACGTCCATCGCCATTCTCGTCACGCCGCTGCTGGTGCTCGTGGGCACCGCCGTTGCCGTGCTGGCTGCGGGTGGCAAGGCGGGCATCTTCAACCCCGGCACGCATGGCTTCTCTGAAGTGCTGTACGCCTTCTCGTCGGCCGCCAACAACAACGGCAGCGCGTTTGCGGGGCTGTCGGCCAACACGCCGTTCTACAACGTGGCGCTGGGCATTGCCATGTGGCTGGGCCGCTTTTGGATCATCGTTCCGGTGCTGGCGATGGCAGGCACGTTTGCCGCCAAGAAGCGCCTGCCGGTGACGGTTGGCACGCTGCCCACGCACGGGCCCCTCTTTGTCGTGCTGCTGATCGGCTCGGTGCTGCTGGTGGGTGCGCTCACCTACATCCCGGCGCTGGCGCTCGGCCCCATTGCGGAACATCTCGCACGCTAA